In Exiguobacterium sibiricum 7-3, a genomic segment contains:
- the ytkD gene encoding RNA deprotection pyrophosphohydrolase encodes MITFLDYYQNRVELSFEDHPFSVHPLHVWVIAVYEGKWLLTHHKQRGYEFPGGKVEPGETAEEAAYREVMEETGGRIERLQYIGQYRVEGRGDTIIKNIYFAEIKSLVPHLAVDETDGAYLLDDIPKRLDTNRQYSFMMKDRVLPETLRVLAERRLV; translated from the coding sequence GTGATTACGTTTTTAGATTATTATCAAAATCGGGTTGAACTGAGTTTTGAGGACCATCCGTTTTCAGTCCATCCGCTTCATGTCTGGGTCATAGCCGTGTACGAAGGGAAATGGTTACTGACGCATCATAAGCAACGGGGATACGAGTTTCCGGGAGGAAAGGTCGAGCCAGGGGAAACGGCAGAGGAAGCGGCATACCGGGAAGTCATGGAAGAGACAGGAGGGCGCATTGAACGCCTCCAGTACATCGGACAGTACCGGGTCGAGGGGCGGGGGGATACGATCATCAAGAATATCTACTTCGCCGAAATCAAATCCTTGGTCCCGCATCTTGCTGTCGATGAGACGGATGGTGCCTATTTACTAGACGATATCCCGAAACGTTTAGATACGAACCGCCAATACAGCTTCATGATGAAGGACCGTGTCCTTCCGGAGACTCTTCGTGTACTCGCCGAACGCCGACTGGTTTGA
- a CDS encoding alpha/beta hydrolase family protein, with protein MYSPNADWFELPRQGPFRTFRVFYETSDGEQVGAYIILPVRANGQGLLYLRGGTRNIGMVRPTRLMQFAQAGYLVMAPFYRGNLGGTGKEDFGHQDILDAISAFDWLDQYVERTSVFGFSRGGQMALLLAHHREVARTVSWAGVTNLIWTYEEQRTMQKMLRRFTGGVPEQRLEEYRIRSPLYFPPQGDVLLIHGLYDQNVRLRHATNYAARYPEKTRLLVYQYAHQFPIHQKMLVTKQVIDWMLSK; from the coding sequence GTGTACTCGCCGAACGCCGACTGGTTTGAGCTCCCTCGCCAGGGACCATTCCGTACCTTTCGGGTCTTTTATGAAACGTCCGACGGAGAACAGGTCGGGGCGTACATCATCTTACCGGTTCGTGCGAACGGACAAGGTCTCTTATATTTACGTGGTGGGACACGTAATATCGGTATGGTTCGGCCGACCCGCTTAATGCAGTTCGCGCAAGCCGGTTATTTGGTCATGGCTCCTTTTTACCGCGGTAACTTAGGTGGAACCGGTAAAGAAGATTTTGGACATCAAGACATCCTGGACGCCATCAGTGCGTTTGATTGGCTTGATCAATATGTCGAGCGGACGTCGGTCTTTGGCTTTTCCCGCGGAGGTCAGATGGCGCTTTTACTGGCGCATCATCGTGAAGTTGCCCGGACGGTGTCGTGGGCCGGCGTAACGAATCTGATTTGGACGTATGAAGAACAACGGACGATGCAAAAAATGCTCAGACGGTTCACGGGTGGAGTACCGGAACAACGGCTAGAGGAATACCGCATCCGGTCGCCGCTTTATTTTCCACCTCAAGGAGACGTGTTGTTGATTCATGGATTGTATGATCAAAACGTTCGATTGCGTCATGCGACGAACTATGCAGCCCGCTATCCGGAAAAGACCCGCTTGTTGGTGTATCAGTATGCGCATCAATTTCCAATCCATCAAAAAATGCTCGTGACGAAACAAGTCATTGATTGGATGTTATCCAAGTGA
- a CDS encoding EAL and HDOD domain-containing protein codes for MEILLARQPIVDRFGSIDAFELLYRSVEAPEVFDGDLATMDVLTNTLIHLGVDRVAEGKRLFINFTGDLLQSELIDHLDPTQFVIEVLETVQIDADMLLTLQKWKEAGFVLALDDFVTDLLRHHGAELFDLIDLIKIDIEAINPREQSAILHILKRNYPHMRFLAERVETHEDHTRSLEMGYDWFQGYFYAKPMLMKGKAVPPQVPVLLKMLKWLDTDDHYDDVVDEIERNPYISVQVLQLINSPGIGLRNTVSSVRQAISLLGFSQLKSWISLIVLREMKLASPYKWSDELLRSSLHCAKLCELFARETKTLKAESAYMIGLLSHIDALLSVDIDEIIDQLPIEPALKNVLQGEDHPFRDCLLLAISADRGEFERFEMLSNRFGIAKRRAYELLKESQVWLSQKELHLQDKTDSIV; via the coding sequence ATGGAAATCTTACTTGCGCGACAACCGATTGTAGACCGGTTTGGTTCGATTGACGCTTTTGAACTCCTCTATCGTTCCGTTGAAGCACCTGAAGTCTTTGATGGTGACTTAGCGACGATGGATGTATTGACGAATACACTGATTCATCTGGGAGTAGATCGTGTAGCAGAAGGAAAACGATTATTCATTAATTTCACGGGTGATTTGTTACAGTCTGAACTGATTGATCATTTGGATCCGACCCAATTCGTGATTGAAGTATTAGAGACGGTACAGATTGATGCTGACATGCTCCTGACGCTTCAGAAGTGGAAAGAAGCGGGCTTCGTATTGGCACTGGATGATTTCGTGACGGATTTGTTGCGTCATCATGGCGCTGAACTGTTTGATTTGATTGATTTAATTAAAATTGATATCGAAGCCATCAATCCACGCGAACAAAGTGCAATCTTACATATCTTGAAGCGGAATTATCCGCATATGCGCTTTTTGGCAGAACGGGTCGAAACACATGAAGACCATACGAGAAGCCTTGAGATGGGATATGACTGGTTTCAGGGATACTTTTATGCCAAACCGATGTTGATGAAAGGAAAGGCGGTTCCTCCGCAAGTACCTGTGCTGTTGAAGATGTTGAAATGGTTGGATACAGACGATCATTATGACGACGTCGTCGATGAAATCGAAAGAAATCCCTACATCAGCGTGCAAGTACTGCAATTGATCAATTCTCCGGGAATCGGTCTTCGAAACACAGTCAGTTCTGTCCGTCAGGCGATTTCCTTATTAGGCTTTTCGCAACTGAAAAGCTGGATTTCGTTAATCGTCTTGCGTGAAATGAAACTCGCAAGTCCATACAAATGGTCAGATGAATTATTACGTTCGTCGTTGCATTGTGCGAAACTATGCGAGTTGTTTGCTAGGGAAACGAAGACACTGAAAGCAGAAAGCGCCTATATGATTGGATTGCTGTCGCATATCGATGCGTTACTTTCCGTAGATATTGATGAAATCATTGATCAGCTTCCGATTGAACCGGCATTGAAAAACGTTTTGCAAGGCGAGGATCATCCGTTTCGAGATTGCCTGTTGCTCGCAATCAGCGCAGACCGAGGAGAATTTGAACGATTCGAGATGCTGAGTAACCGATTCGGGATTGCGAAGCGCCGCGCCTACGAGTTACTGAAGGAAAGCCAAGTTTGGCTCTCTCAAAAGGAACTTCATTTACAGGACAAGACAGATTCAATCGTCTAA
- the pckA gene encoding phosphoenolpyruvate carboxykinase (ATP) — MPMTVLNIEELLKKEHVFKQLSVAELVEHAIRNKEGVLAENGALSVETGKFTGRSPKDKFIVRDQSCEMHIDWGHVNQPMESDKFEQLLQKVLRYMNEADQLYYTEAAAGADTHFTLPVRVVTEYAWHNLFAKQLFLREYPTVAAFEPFTVVYAPHFKADPAVDGTNSETFIAMSFEHRIVLIGGTEYAGEIKKSIFSVMNYLLPQQEVLSMHCSANVGHEGDVALFFGLSGTGKTTLSADDSRQLIGDDEHGWSHDGVFNIEGGCYAKTVNLSREKEPQIFDAIRFGTVLENVVLDDTRIPDYDDTSKTENTRAAYPITAIDNIAIPSRAGHPKTIVFLTADAYGVLPPISKLTKEQAMYHFLSGYTSKLAGTERGVTEPEATFSTCFGSPFLPLIPEKYATMLGELIDRHGVTVYLVNTGWTGGAYGTGSRMKLAYTRTMVNAAVNGLLTDIPTEEHPIFGLHMPIEVPGVPTDLLNPVKVWADPSVYEQQATALAQKFTQNFARFESATDAIKAAGPRV; from the coding sequence ATGCCGATGACGGTCCTGAATATCGAAGAACTACTCAAGAAGGAGCATGTGTTCAAACAACTGTCCGTTGCTGAACTAGTCGAACATGCGATTCGTAACAAAGAAGGAGTTCTTGCAGAAAATGGTGCTTTGTCTGTAGAAACGGGGAAATTTACAGGTCGTTCACCGAAAGACAAGTTCATCGTCCGTGATCAATCGTGTGAGATGCATATCGATTGGGGTCATGTCAATCAACCGATGGAATCGGACAAATTCGAGCAACTGTTACAAAAAGTTCTTCGTTATATGAACGAAGCAGATCAACTCTACTACACAGAAGCTGCTGCTGGTGCCGATACGCATTTCACCCTTCCAGTGCGCGTCGTAACCGAATATGCTTGGCATAATCTGTTTGCGAAACAGCTATTCTTACGCGAATATCCTACGGTTGCGGCCTTTGAACCATTTACGGTCGTTTACGCACCACACTTTAAGGCGGATCCTGCGGTTGACGGGACAAACTCTGAGACATTCATCGCGATGTCATTTGAACACCGTATCGTCTTGATTGGTGGAACCGAGTACGCCGGAGAAATCAAAAAATCAATTTTCTCTGTCATGAACTATCTCTTGCCACAACAAGAAGTGTTGTCGATGCACTGTTCAGCTAACGTTGGACATGAAGGTGATGTCGCGTTGTTCTTCGGGCTATCCGGGACTGGTAAGACCACCCTGTCTGCAGATGACAGCCGTCAATTGATCGGCGACGATGAACACGGCTGGTCACATGACGGCGTCTTCAATATCGAAGGCGGATGTTATGCGAAGACCGTCAACCTGTCACGTGAAAAAGAACCACAAATCTTTGATGCGATCCGTTTTGGTACCGTTCTTGAAAATGTTGTCCTCGACGACACCCGGATTCCGGATTATGATGATACGTCAAAAACGGAAAACACACGCGCGGCTTATCCGATTACTGCCATCGACAACATCGCTATCCCGTCTCGTGCCGGTCATCCGAAAACAATTGTTTTCCTGACAGCGGATGCTTACGGTGTGTTGCCTCCGATCAGTAAACTGACAAAAGAACAAGCGATGTATCACTTCTTATCAGGTTATACATCAAAACTTGCCGGAACGGAGCGCGGCGTCACAGAACCGGAAGCAACGTTCTCGACGTGTTTCGGTTCACCGTTCCTACCGTTGATTCCAGAAAAATATGCGACGATGCTCGGAGAACTGATTGATCGCCACGGCGTCACAGTCTATCTCGTCAATACAGGTTGGACCGGTGGAGCTTACGGTACCGGCAGCCGGATGAAACTCGCGTATACACGGACGATGGTCAATGCGGCCGTCAACGGTCTGCTCACAGATATCCCGACAGAAGAACATCCGATTTTCGGTCTGCATATGCCGATTGAAGTCCCTGGTGTTCCGACCGATTTACTCAATCCGGTCAAGGTCTGGGCGGATCCATCCGTTTACGAACAACAAGCGACTGCACTCGCTCAAAAGTTCACGCAGAACTTCGCACGTTTCGAAAGTGCGACCGATGCCATCAAAGCAGCTGGTCCTCGCGTTTAA
- the metK gene encoding methionine adenosyltransferase — MTNLNRRLFTSESVTEGHPDKICDQISDSILDAILAADPNARVAAETSVTTGLVLVAGEITTSTYVDIPKVVRETIREIGYTRAKYGFDADTCAVLTSIDEQSADIALGVDQALEAREGNMSDEEIDAIGAGDQGLMFGYATKETPELMPLPISLSHKLARRLAEVRKTGQLDYLRPDGKTQVTVEYNENNEPVRVDTIVISTQHAEEVTLEQIQADLKEHVIAPVIPTEYIDADTKFFINPTGRFVIGGPQGDAGLTGRKIIVDTYGGYARHGGGAFSGKDPTKVDRSAAYAARYVAKNLVASGLADKAEVQLAYAIGVAHPVSIAVDTFGTGKLPEAQLVELIAENFDLRPAGIIKMLDLRRPIYRQTAAYGHFGRTDIELPWEQTDKAATLEEQAKRFV, encoded by the coding sequence ATGACAAACCTTAATCGCCGACTATTTACGTCGGAATCAGTAACTGAAGGTCACCCGGATAAAATCTGTGACCAGATTTCGGATTCAATTTTGGATGCAATTCTTGCAGCCGATCCAAACGCACGTGTTGCGGCAGAAACTTCTGTCACGACAGGACTCGTATTAGTAGCAGGAGAAATCACGACATCAACTTACGTGGATATCCCGAAAGTCGTTCGTGAAACCATTCGTGAAATCGGCTACACACGCGCTAAATACGGTTTCGATGCAGACACTTGTGCTGTATTGACATCAATCGACGAGCAGTCAGCAGACATCGCTCTCGGTGTCGACCAGGCGCTTGAAGCACGCGAAGGAAACATGTCAGATGAAGAAATCGATGCGATTGGAGCAGGAGACCAAGGTCTGATGTTCGGTTACGCAACGAAAGAAACACCTGAACTCATGCCACTTCCGATTTCACTTTCACACAAACTTGCTCGTCGTCTTGCAGAAGTCCGCAAGACAGGACAACTCGATTACCTCCGTCCGGATGGTAAAACGCAAGTCACGGTTGAATACAACGAGAACAATGAACCTGTTCGCGTCGATACAATCGTCATCTCAACGCAACATGCAGAAGAAGTGACGCTTGAGCAAATCCAAGCGGATCTGAAAGAACATGTCATCGCTCCGGTCATTCCGACGGAGTACATCGATGCAGACACGAAATTCTTCATCAACCCAACTGGCCGTTTCGTCATCGGTGGACCACAAGGCGATGCAGGATTAACAGGTCGTAAAATCATCGTTGATACGTATGGCGGTTACGCACGCCACGGCGGTGGAGCTTTCTCTGGTAAAGATCCAACGAAAGTCGACCGTTCAGCTGCTTATGCAGCACGTTATGTCGCGAAAAACTTGGTTGCCTCTGGTCTTGCAGACAAAGCAGAAGTTCAACTTGCTTACGCAATCGGAGTAGCACATCCGGTCTCAATCGCAGTCGATACGTTCGGAACAGGAAAACTTCCTGAAGCGCAACTCGTCGAATTGATCGCAGAAAACTTTGATCTCCGTCCTGCAGGGATCATCAAGATGCTTGATCTCCGCCGTCCGATTTATCGTCAGACAGCAGCTTATGGCCACTTCGGTCGTACAGACATCGAATTGCCATGGGAGCAGACAGATAAAGCTGCTACTCTTGAAGAGCAGGCAAAACGTTTCGTATAA
- a CDS encoding GNAT family N-acetyltransferase encodes MEIREAVPADAARIHDIALTSWMDTYEEIYSERSKAHFVQEAYPQEEVVRAIRTAEEARGEYFNVGLIDGEIVGFIHAIDVDGTWEIVRLYVLPKYQQNGIGRRLIRELELQGASPIEVYVESRNYKARHFLTAYGFKEISETTEEVFGQVEPVTRLQRIYE; translated from the coding sequence ATGGAGATACGCGAAGCAGTTCCGGCTGATGCAGCACGCATTCATGATATTGCGCTCACGTCTTGGATGGACACATATGAGGAAATCTATTCGGAGCGTTCGAAAGCCCATTTCGTTCAGGAAGCGTATCCGCAGGAAGAAGTGGTTCGGGCAATTCGAACAGCGGAAGAAGCACGTGGGGAATACTTCAACGTCGGACTGATTGACGGGGAAATTGTCGGTTTCATTCACGCCATCGATGTGGATGGAACGTGGGAAATCGTCCGTTTGTATGTCTTGCCGAAATACCAACAAAACGGAATCGGACGCCGGCTGATCCGCGAACTGGAATTGCAAGGGGCATCTCCAATTGAAGTCTATGTCGAATCCCGGAACTATAAAGCCCGTCACTTTTTGACTGCATACGGATTCAAGGAAATCAGCGAGACGACAGAAGAAGTCTTCGGTCAGGTGGAACCTGTGACGCGATTGCAACGTATATACGAATAA
- a CDS encoding serine aminopeptidase domain-containing protein, with translation MVEQPTGVIVLVYPLQLRARPSEALIRVLEREYEILLVDAPRRVSFEEHQQLLKEALREAGKRKLPIHIIACSMGALVVNRLLQEYELPVASLTFISPLFDWHNSKQLGGVKQVFASAFDRFRPDAPLGTLPFGQNNEDAARLGELTYAQYREIEEEIVIHDEERKKLPRVQLACFYAPDDQFADVKLTLEVCRKMGGDQIYLQRLHGFPHFSFERLNTRFAEKLLLFLKIVED, from the coding sequence GTGGTAGAACAACCAACCGGAGTGATCGTCCTTGTGTACCCACTCCAATTACGTGCCAGACCAAGTGAAGCACTGATTCGCGTTTTAGAGCGCGAATATGAAATCCTTCTGGTCGATGCACCCCGCCGTGTGTCGTTTGAAGAACACCAACAGTTGTTAAAAGAAGCATTACGCGAAGCCGGGAAGCGGAAGCTCCCGATTCATATCATTGCCTGCAGCATGGGAGCACTTGTCGTCAATCGACTGCTGCAAGAATATGAATTACCGGTGGCGAGCCTGACGTTCATCTCGCCGTTGTTTGATTGGCATAACTCTAAACAATTGGGGGGCGTCAAGCAAGTCTTTGCGAGCGCCTTCGACCGGTTCCGTCCCGATGCTCCGCTTGGAACGTTACCGTTCGGACAAAACAATGAGGATGCTGCTCGTCTCGGTGAGTTGACATATGCGCAGTATCGCGAGATTGAAGAAGAAATCGTCATCCATGATGAAGAAAGAAAGAAATTACCGCGAGTCCAACTCGCTTGTTTTTATGCACCGGACGATCAATTCGCTGACGTCAAATTGACGCTTGAAGTGTGTCGAAAGATGGGCGGAGACCAGATTTATCTGCAACGCCTGCATGGATTTCCCCACTTCAGTTTTGAACGTTTGAATACACGATTTGCTGAAAAGTTATTGTTGTTCCTAAAAATTGTGGAAGATTAA
- a CDS encoding class I SAM-dependent methyltransferase, protein MSLARVLPYAKELLESVIHEGDCVVDMTAGNGYDTHFLAEQVGPSGRVIAFDVQEQAIEETTRRLQAAHVFDWVDLYHESHIHVGARLFAEQRPIRAGVFNLGYLPGSDKSVTTTGEETLEALRALLPVLVPGGLIVLVIYHGHLEGRRERDAVLEHVSSLPQQDYAVLQYRFLNQQNNPPFIVAIEKKLKKQVIDQ, encoded by the coding sequence ATGTCACTTGCACGTGTATTACCTTACGCAAAAGAATTGTTGGAATCCGTCATCCATGAAGGGGATTGCGTCGTCGATATGACTGCAGGGAACGGTTATGATACGCATTTTCTTGCAGAGCAGGTCGGACCGAGCGGACGGGTCATCGCTTTTGATGTCCAGGAGCAAGCAATTGAGGAAACGACCCGCCGACTGCAGGCGGCTCACGTCTTTGACTGGGTCGATTTGTATCACGAAAGTCATATTCACGTCGGAGCTCGGTTGTTTGCTGAACAACGTCCGATTCGTGCCGGAGTGTTTAATCTTGGTTACTTACCGGGAAGCGATAAATCGGTCACGACGACCGGAGAAGAGACGCTTGAGGCACTCCGGGCCCTTCTTCCGGTCCTTGTTCCCGGCGGTCTGATTGTCCTTGTGATTTACCATGGTCACTTGGAAGGACGCCGCGAACGCGATGCGGTGTTGGAACACGTTTCATCACTTCCTCAACAGGATTATGCCGTCCTGCAGTACCGTTTCTTGAATCAGCAAAATAACCCGCCGTTCATCGTGGCAATTGAAAAAAAATTAAAAAAACAAGTTATTGACCAATAA
- a CDS encoding MDR family MFS transporter yields MPKLPRAVWILVLAMAINTTGSSFLWPFNTLYIHEYLGESMTKAGMALFVNSALAIIGNYIGGKAFDRLGGKRTLVISVIGLVLASIGLWLFHQTFTGYVLMLGLIGFVGGMVFPTIYALTGVIWPEGGRRAFNAIYVAQNVGVALGTAISGQIAAIDIQFIFIANLILYLLFAIVLLVGLNWIQVHPIKRQSMAAGEEVREPLSRSSVRTMLYVSIGYALLWFVYVQWQGTFAVHTKSLGVTISEYSILWTINGALIVFAQPLLTPVLRWFGDDLKRQLLTGTGIFLLSYAIVPFAGGFKMFLVAMIILTIGEMFIWPAVPAMAARLAPIGKEGEFQGYVNIAASAGRMISPTVGGLIYDLSGMNAVFLTLIGLILMAGFTFIRAIPNKAIK; encoded by the coding sequence ATGCCGAAATTACCTCGCGCGGTCTGGATTCTGGTATTGGCGATGGCGATCAATACGACAGGATCCTCTTTTTTATGGCCGTTTAATACATTATACATTCATGAATATCTGGGAGAGTCGATGACAAAGGCCGGAATGGCTTTATTCGTCAACTCGGCTCTTGCCATCATCGGTAACTACATCGGTGGAAAAGCATTTGATCGGTTAGGCGGCAAACGGACACTTGTCATCAGTGTCATTGGGCTGGTCCTTGCCTCGATTGGTCTCTGGTTGTTCCATCAGACCTTCACCGGGTATGTTCTGATGTTAGGATTGATCGGGTTTGTCGGTGGAATGGTGTTTCCGACCATCTATGCCTTGACCGGCGTCATTTGGCCGGAAGGCGGGAGACGGGCATTTAACGCGATATATGTTGCCCAAAATGTCGGTGTTGCATTAGGGACCGCTATCAGTGGGCAAATCGCGGCAATCGATATCCAGTTCATCTTCATTGCCAATCTGATACTTTATTTGTTGTTTGCGATTGTACTGTTAGTAGGGTTGAACTGGATTCAGGTGCACCCGATCAAACGTCAATCGATGGCTGCAGGTGAGGAAGTGCGGGAACCGCTTTCGCGGAGCTCGGTCCGGACGATGTTGTATGTCTCGATCGGCTACGCACTGTTGTGGTTTGTGTATGTTCAATGGCAGGGAACGTTTGCCGTGCATACAAAATCGCTCGGAGTAACGATTTCTGAGTACTCGATTTTATGGACAATCAACGGTGCGTTGATTGTGTTTGCACAACCATTATTGACGCCGGTCTTACGTTGGTTTGGTGACGATTTGAAACGTCAATTGTTAACGGGGACCGGTATTTTTCTTTTGTCCTATGCCATCGTCCCATTTGCTGGTGGATTTAAGATGTTTTTAGTCGCCATGATCATCTTGACGATTGGTGAGATGTTCATTTGGCCGGCAGTTCCTGCGATGGCAGCGCGCCTGGCTCCGATTGGTAAAGAAGGTGAGTTTCAGGGATACGTCAATATCGCCGCTTCGGCAGGACGGATGATCAGTCCGACCGTCGGGGGTCTGATTTATGATTTATCCGGTATGAACGCTGTATTTCTTACGCTGATTGGACTTATTCTGATGGCAGGATTTACGTTCATTCGAGCGATTCCGAATAAGGCAATAAAATAA
- a CDS encoding peptidoglycan bridge formation glycyltransferase FemA/FemB family protein yields MRQCIFIEDRSTWTTLVENKRLDIFYSYEYVHLNARAEETAGLIYFQGTSGEMFYPFLKRRIFDTEYFDMITPYGYGGPEVVGELTLEELADAKRSFRQWAMRHKIVSELIRFNPLTENQKRIADWTTTEFIRHTTSIDLRPSIEEIMQTFHKKNRSMIRKSLASELTVRRGSKEDLPTFIRLYYQTMDRKDASSHYYFTPEYFEQLFQPTQLCESLLLIAEWRGEAVGSYFVLLGQEYAHGHLIGCQRDEYKLFPNQRLEYEAILHSKTAGMVEQHLGGGYQERDSLFESKCRYTGYRMFEYHQGKTILLPHVYEQLCQRYGSDKEANYFPEYRYQETVLAR; encoded by the coding sequence ATGAGGCAATGTATTTTCATTGAAGACCGGTCGACTTGGACCACACTAGTCGAAAATAAGAGGCTTGATATTTTTTATAGCTATGAATACGTTCATTTGAACGCACGTGCTGAAGAAACTGCTGGATTGATTTATTTTCAGGGAACTTCTGGCGAAATGTTTTATCCATTCTTAAAGCGGCGAATTTTTGATACCGAGTATTTTGATATGATCACACCTTATGGTTATGGAGGTCCGGAAGTTGTTGGTGAATTGACGTTAGAAGAACTGGCAGATGCTAAGCGTTCTTTTCGGCAATGGGCAATGCGTCACAAAATTGTCTCGGAGTTGATTCGTTTTAATCCGTTGACGGAAAATCAAAAACGGATAGCGGATTGGACGACAACTGAATTCATCCGCCATACGACAAGCATCGATCTTCGTCCATCCATCGAGGAAATCATGCAAACATTCCACAAAAAAAACCGGAGTATGATTCGGAAGTCATTAGCGTCAGAGCTGACGGTTCGCCGAGGATCAAAAGAAGATTTGCCGACCTTCATCCGTCTCTATTACCAAACGATGGACCGAAAAGATGCCTCTTCCCATTATTATTTTACACCTGAGTACTTTGAACAACTGTTTCAACCGACACAGCTGTGTGAATCATTACTGTTGATTGCCGAGTGGAGAGGGGAAGCAGTCGGTAGTTATTTCGTACTGCTTGGACAAGAGTATGCACACGGACATTTAATTGGATGTCAACGGGATGAATACAAGCTGTTTCCGAATCAGCGCCTGGAGTATGAGGCGATTTTACATTCCAAGACGGCAGGTATGGTCGAACAGCATTTAGGCGGCGGATATCAGGAACGGGACAGTCTGTTTGAAAGCAAGTGCCGCTACACAGGATACCGGATGTTTGAATACCATCAAGGAAAAACGATTCTTCTCCCACATGTCTATGAACAATTGTGCCAAAGGTATGGAAGTGATAAAGAAGCGAACTATTTCCCGGAATACCGCTACCAAGAGACGGTTTTAGCTAGATGA
- a CDS encoding HAD family hydrolase, which produces MKKTGLIFDMDGVILDSEIQYFKVHQHMFKMLSIPLDHTQYATFMGKTGDEMWEELIAQHDLPHSTEALLALEHELFQQHAKPEECGLKDGIKELMELARIEGYRIAIASSSSLEKIKRVITHYGLTVDAYTSGFEVPRSKPDPAVFQLAAKRIDQTPDTCIVIEDGANGMIGAKKAGMEVIALLDDRMPAQVLQHADHVVSSHAEIGEILRNR; this is translated from the coding sequence ATGAAAAAAACAGGTCTGATTTTTGATATGGATGGTGTCATCCTCGACAGTGAGATTCAATATTTTAAAGTCCATCAACACATGTTCAAGATGTTATCCATCCCACTCGATCATACGCAGTATGCGACGTTCATGGGAAAAACAGGAGACGAGATGTGGGAAGAATTGATCGCGCAACACGATCTACCTCACTCGACGGAAGCATTACTGGCACTCGAACATGAATTATTCCAACAACATGCGAAACCGGAAGAATGTGGCTTAAAAGACGGAATCAAAGAACTGATGGAACTGGCACGGATAGAAGGATACCGGATCGCGATCGCTTCCTCAAGTTCACTCGAAAAAATTAAACGGGTCATTACGCATTATGGATTAACGGTCGATGCGTACACGAGTGGATTTGAAGTACCACGTTCGAAACCCGACCCGGCAGTTTTTCAGCTCGCGGCAAAGCGGATTGATCAAACACCTGACACCTGTATCGTCATCGAAGATGGAGCAAACGGGATGATTGGTGCGAAGAAAGCGGGAATGGAAGTCATCGCCTTGCTTGACGACCGGATGCCGGCACAAGTTTTGCAACATGCGGATCATGTGGTTTCGTCTCACGCCGAAATCGGAGAAATTTTACGCAACCGTTGA